In Acinetobacter sp. TGL-Y2, a genomic segment contains:
- a CDS encoding hemolysin family protein: MSLFQNLVIIIILIAGAGFLSLSEIALAGSRKVKLKILAESGDERAQKVLDLQANSANFFAASQIGLNAVAILGGILGEAAFRPYIIAFVERIYPNQWTESIGFVLSFTIVTSLFILFADLMPKRLAMIAPEKIAVSVINPIQVFIAICRPLAWFINSIANILFRLFKVNTIRDDNITFDDISAVMDAGAQAGVLQKQEHHFIENVFELEERNVPSSMTTRENVVYFALNESEESIRQKLAQYPYSKFLVCSENIDDVIGYVDAKDILVRILKNQSLLQLNESTIRNVLTIPDTLTLSELLDRFRSSKEKFAVVFNEYALVVGVITLSDIMITVMGDWVTPTDEDVQIIKRDNNSWLIDGSTPIEDMTHALEIDEMPGDGNYETLAGFMMYKLRKIPRPADTVIFSGYKFEVVDVDHFKIDQLLVTRLLERPEEPIISPE, encoded by the coding sequence GTGAGTCTCTTTCAGAATTTGGTGATCATTATCATTTTGATTGCAGGGGCAGGATTTCTATCCTTAAGCGAAATTGCCCTCGCAGGATCACGCAAAGTTAAATTAAAAATTTTAGCTGAGTCTGGAGATGAACGCGCACAAAAAGTTTTAGACCTTCAAGCAAATTCTGCAAACTTTTTCGCAGCCTCGCAAATTGGCTTAAATGCTGTAGCAATTTTAGGGGGTATTTTGGGTGAAGCTGCATTTCGTCCTTATATTATCGCCTTTGTCGAACGCATTTATCCGAATCAGTGGACGGAAAGTATCGGCTTTGTTTTATCCTTTACGATCGTAACATCATTATTTATTCTTTTTGCTGACTTGATGCCTAAACGCTTAGCGATGATTGCGCCAGAAAAAATTGCCGTGTCAGTCATTAACCCGATTCAAGTCTTCATTGCGATTTGCCGTCCCTTGGCATGGTTTATTAACTCAATTGCCAACATCTTGTTTCGCTTATTTAAAGTGAATACCATTCGAGATGATAACATCACCTTTGATGATATTTCTGCGGTCATGGATGCAGGTGCGCAAGCGGGTGTTTTACAAAAGCAAGAACATCATTTCATTGAAAATGTATTTGAGCTTGAAGAACGTAACGTTCCATCGAGTATGACCACACGTGAGAATGTCGTTTATTTTGCCTTAAACGAATCAGAAGAAAGTATTCGTCAAAAATTGGCACAATATCCCTATTCTAAATTTTTAGTGTGTAGCGAAAATATTGATGATGTGATTGGCTATGTCGATGCCAAAGATATTTTGGTGCGTATTTTAAAAAATCAGTCCCTGCTACAACTCAATGAAAGCACGATTCGTAATGTATTGACCATTCCAGATACTTTAACACTGTCTGAACTCCTCGATCGTTTCCGCTCAAGCAAAGAAAAATTTGCGGTAGTGTTTAACGAATACGCGCTAGTGGTCGGCGTGATTACCTTATCCGACATTATGATTACCGTGATGGGTGACTGGGTCACGCCAACAGATGAAGATGTTCAAATCATTAAACGTGACAATAATTCATGGCTGATTGATGGCAGCACCCCCATTGAAGACATGACCCATGCGCTGGAAATTGATGAAATGCCAGGCGATGGAAATTACGAAACCTTGGCTGGATTTATGATGTATAAATTACGCAAAATTCCACGTCCTGCGGATACCGTAATTTTCAGTGGTTATAAATTTGAAGTAGTCGATGTCGATCATTTTAAAATTGATCAGCTTTTGGTGACGCGTTTATTAGAACGACCAGAAGAACCCATAATATCTCCTGAATAA
- a CDS encoding LysR family transcriptional regulator → MNLERVDLNLLIYLDVLLREKNVTRAAEQLGVTQPAMSNILRRLRNLFNDPLLIRSSEGMTPTERALELQPRIRDALSDLSMILEPRTEFRPYTSNRVFRIMTSDYAEATLVPRLVKALRSEAPNVVLDFLTPSDVSYRDMEQGKVDLAINRFNEIPQSFHQVLVWRDSFSCLLNHKHPAVTNLNLKSYLDAQHIWVSKTGMGVGFGVNPEKQAGLGWIDQALERIGQKRKISVFTRHYQMPGLLAANVDLIATLPSRIARLQAKSQNLMLKDPPFYIPEFELKMAWCPLLHHHPAHRWLRQLILYVARQMIEEENREFLSNNNTNFTQY, encoded by the coding sequence ATGAATCTGGAGCGGGTTGATCTCAATCTCTTAATTTACCTTGACGTACTCTTACGTGAAAAAAACGTGACTCGTGCTGCTGAACAATTGGGTGTCACCCAACCAGCCATGAGTAATATTCTCAGACGTCTACGTAACTTATTTAACGATCCTCTGCTTATCCGTTCTTCTGAAGGTATGACACCAACAGAGCGGGCATTAGAATTGCAACCACGTATTCGTGATGCACTTTCAGATTTATCCATGATTTTGGAACCTCGTACAGAGTTCCGTCCTTATACATCAAACCGTGTTTTTCGCATTATGACCTCTGACTATGCGGAAGCCACTTTGGTACCCCGTTTAGTTAAAGCGCTACGTTCAGAAGCACCCAACGTTGTTTTAGACTTTCTAACACCAAGTGATGTGTCTTATCGTGACATGGAGCAAGGTAAAGTCGATTTAGCCATTAACCGTTTTAATGAAATTCCGCAAAGCTTCCATCAAGTTTTGGTTTGGCGTGACAGTTTCTCGTGTCTGCTCAATCATAAGCACCCTGCTGTCACTAACTTAAACTTAAAAAGTTATTTAGATGCGCAGCATATTTGGGTCTCTAAAACAGGTATGGGCGTGGGCTTTGGGGTGAATCCTGAAAAACAAGCGGGACTCGGTTGGATTGATCAAGCGTTAGAGCGTATTGGTCAGAAGCGTAAAATTTCAGTATTTACAAGACATTATCAAATGCCAGGTTTGTTAGCAGCAAATGTAGATCTGATTGCGACTTTGCCTTCACGCATTGCGCGCTTACAAGCCAAAAGCCAAAACTTGATGCTCAAAGATCCGCCGTTTTATATTCCAGAATTCGAATTGAAGATGGCATGGTGCCCTTTATTGCATCATCATCCTGCACATCGTTGGTTACGTCAGTTGATTCTGTATGTGGCTCGCCAAATGATTGAAGAAGAAAATCGAGAATTTTTATCGAATAACAATACTAATTTTACCCAGTACTAA